Proteins from a genomic interval of Musa acuminata AAA Group cultivar baxijiao chromosome BXJ1-9, Cavendish_Baxijiao_AAA, whole genome shotgun sequence:
- the LOC135582583 gene encoding uncharacterized protein LOC135582583 gives MEFPRKVPTLVELCLQTAISNLRYIGDVGEVDLYLLKDILPHCNIDQLTHIEDSTQGRDLSPVTDALWKRFYEQQFGVESANTVIKRMKQKKIVFKWRQLFEAKTKEREEAQNKMGEKLKQRYAETQAKKQSRQIQICSKIPPSAGKRSYWGGSGPSSMSNVKGNLMKKAKLEYLNSHEAKVHALMRRNASQQNSLSQTSLPRSTRQNNFLQSNSASSLKNGKPVARK, from the exons ATGGAATTCCCCAGGAAAGTTCCCACCTTGGTCGAGCTTTGTTTGCAGACGGCAATCTCTAACCTTAGGTATATTGGAGATGTTGGAGAGGTGGACTTGTACCTATTGAAAGATATCTTACCGCACTGTAACATCGATCAGTTGACCCACATCGAGGACTCAACACAA GGAAGAGATCTCAGTCCAGTGACAGATGCATTATGGAAAAGATTctatgagcagcaatttggagtggAAAGTGCAAATACTGTGATCAAGCGGATGAAGCAGAAGAAAATAGTATTTAAATGGAGACAGCTTTTTGAG GCAAAGACAAAGGAGAGGGAAGAAGCTCAAAATAAAATGGGCGAGAAACTTAAACAGAGATATGCAGAAACACAAGCTA AGAAGCAAAGTCGGCAAATCCAAATCTGTTCTAAGATTCCACCCTCGGCCGGCAAAAGAAGCTACTGGGGAG GAAGTGGACCAAGTAGTATGTCCAATGTGAAAGGTAACTTGATGAAGAAGGCAAAATTGGAGTATCTTAATAG CCATGAAGCAAAAGTACATGCTCTGATGAGAAGAAATGCTTCACAGCAGAACAGCTTGTCTCAGACAAG CCTCCCTCGTTCTACAAGACAGAACAATTTTCTTCAAAGCAATTCTGCTTCAAGCTTGAAAAATGGTAAACCAGTAGCAAGAAAGTAA
- the LOC103997395 gene encoding glutamyl-tRNA(Gln) amidotransferase subunit A, chloroplastic/mitochondrial → MPCLIQSPRFLLSHCLSPLPPNARAVFCGRLSHRSAAAALSSDAQTIASNQSSSCAPLPPPPSSEILSVRESLLSRRRTAAEIAEEYLDRLRRTEPQIRSFLHVSETVMREAEELDRLVESGAELGPLAGVLIGVKDNICTVDMPSTGGSRILEGYRPAFDATAVRKLKEAGAIVIGKTNLDEFGMGSTTEGSGFQVTANPWDVSRVPGGSSGGSAAAVSARQCAVSLGSDTGGSVRQPASFCGVVGLKPTYGRISRFGLMSYASSLDVIGCFGSSIIDAAIILNAVAGHDRFDATSSMNEVPDYASCLISIDQFDSKPLKGLRIGMITETMGDGVDMGVVSSIKAAALHLEELGAVLTEVSLPSFSLGLPAYYILASSEASSNLSRYDGVRYGNQVAADELISLYGDSRAIGFGPEVKMRILMGTYALSAGYYEAYYKRAQQVRTLVRKSFKDALETNDILISPAAPSPAFRIGEKVNDPLAMYAGDIMTVNVNLAGVPALVVPCGFVEGGIAGLPVGLQMIGTSFSEEKLLRVGHIFEQTLQNHRFVPPLLA, encoded by the exons ATGCCGTGTCTCATTCAAAGCCCGCGCTTCCTCCTCTCCCACTGCCTTTCTCCTCTCCCACCGAATGCCCGCGCGGTTTTTTGCGGGCGCCTCTCCCAtcgctccgccgccgccgctctcTCGTCGGACGCCCAAACCATCGCCAGCAATCAGAGCTCCTCCTGTGCGCCACTGCCGCCTCCCCCTTCGTCCGAGATCCTCTCCGTGCGCGAATCCCTCCTCTCGCGGCGGAGGACGGCCGCGGAAATCGCTGAGGAGTACCTCGACAGGCTTCGCCGCACGGAGCCCCAAATCCGGAGCTTCCTCCACGTCTCGGAGACGGTGATGCGGGAGGCGGAGGAGCTGGACCGGTTGGTGGAAAGCGGGGCGGAGTTGGGGCCTTTGGCTGGGGTTCTTATTGGAGTGAAGGACAACATTTGCACTGTGGACATGCCGTCGACCGGTGGGTCAAGGATCCTGGAGGGATATCGACCAGCATTTGATGCGACGGCCGTGAGGAAGTTGAAGGAGGCGGGGGCGATTGTAATTGGAAAGACGAATTTGGATGAGTTTGGGATGGGGAGCACTACTGAAGGCTCAGGTTTTCAG GTCACAGCAAACCCTTGGGATGTCTCACGAGTACCTGGAGGATCTTCAGGGGGTTCAGCTGCTGCAGTTTCAGCTAGGCAGTGTGCAGTGTCTTTGGGAAGTGATACTGGAGGTAGTGTGAGGCAGCCAGCATCTTTCTGTGGTGTTGTTGGGCTGAAACCAACTTATGGGCGTATCTCTCGATTTGGGCTCATGTCATATGCTTCATCTTTGGATGTCATTGGATGCTTTGGTTCATCAATCATTGATGCTGCCATCATTCTAAATGCTGTGGCTGGTCATGACAGATTTGATGCAACGAGTAGCATGAAT GAAGTTCCTGACTACGCATCTTGTCTGATCTCAATCGATCAATTTGATTCTAAACCTCTAAAGGGACTAAGGATTGGCATGATTACGGAGACTATGGGCGATGGCGTAGACATGGGGGTGGTATCCTCGATCAAAGCTGCTGCTTTACACTTGGAAGAGCTAGGGGCTGTGCTGACAGAG GTATCATTACCTTCATTTTCTCTTGGTCTTCCAGCCTACTACATTTTAGCATCATCTGAAGCTTCTTCAAATTTATCACGCTATGATGGTGTAAG GTATGGGAACCAAGTTGCAGCTGATGAATTAATTTCTCTATATGGAGATTCTCGAGCTATTGGGTTTGGGCCTGAG GTCAAGATGAGAATTTTGATGGGGACATATGCCTTATCCGCTGGCTACTATGAGGCATACTACAAGCGTGCCCAGCAG GTGAGGACATTGGTTCGGAAAAGCTTCAAGGATGCATTGGAGACAAACGACATTCTTATCTCACCTGCAGCACCATCACCTGCTTTTAGAATAG GAGAAAAGGTCAATGATCCTTTGGCTATGTATGCAGGCGATATCATGACT GTGAATGTTAACTTGGCTGGGGTTCCTGCACTGGTTGTGCCATGTGGTTTTGTTGAAGGTGGAATTGCAGGCCTTCCAGTTGGTCTTCAGATGATTGGCACTAGCTTCAGTGAG GAGAAGCTGCTGAGAGTTGGCCACATCTTTGAGCAGACACTGCAGAATCATAGATTTGTTCCACCATTGTTAGCATAG
- the LOC103997393 gene encoding probable arabinosyltransferase ARAD1: MQPSISVTRRFLFYVLFASLFFLLFTCSDLLRPRSRPLVPQTVLMFVLPNKTSDDSFRARDRTKFPHSDPFPFSSSIVVNDRRGRSEKDIREASSKGCDLDRSLLKVYMYDLPPEFHFGSLGWNGKTDQTWPDIAEMDRIPTYPGGLNLQHSVEYWLTLDLLASNVPIVARPCTVVRVTNSSSADVFFVPFFSSLSYNRHSKPQGKGKASKNRILQDELVRYLMGREEWNRGGGKDHLIVAHHPNSMLQARRKLGSAMFLLADFGRYPSKIANLKKDIIAPYRHVVRSVGNDSATFDERPILAYFQGAINRKDGGKIRQKLYYLLKDEKDVHFSYGSVRENGIRSSGQGMASSKFCLNIAGDTPSSNRLFDAIVSHCVPIVISDDIELPFEDILDYSDFCIFVRTSDAVKKGFLLDLLRGIKRTEWTKMWERLKQIAHHFEYQYPSKQGDSVQMIWEEVARKIPYVRLSLNKEKRLHRSQFVKQSK; encoded by the exons ATGCAACCCTCGATCTCGGTGACGAGAAGGTTCCTCTTCTATGTTCTGTTTGCGTCGCTGTTCTTCTTGTTGTTTACGTGTTCCGATCTTTTGAGGCCCCGCAGTAGGCCCCTTGTACCTCAAACAGTGCTTATGTTCGTTCTTCCTAATAAGACTTCAGATGACAGCTTTAGAGCTAGAGATAGGACCAAGTTTCCCCATTCCGATCCATTTCCCTTTTCTTCCTCAATCGTCGTCAATGATAGACGAGGAAGATCTGAGAAAGACATTAGAGAAGCAAGCAGCAAAGGATGCGACTTGGATCGGTCTTTACTCAAGGTATACATGTATGATTTGCCTCCTGAGTTTCATTTTGGATCGTTGGGCTGGAACGGAAAAACCGATCAGACATGGCCGGATATCGCCGAAATGGATCGAATTCCGACCTACCCTGGTGGATTAAATTTGCAGCATAGTGTAGAATACTGGCTCACCTTGGATCTTCTTGCTTCAAATGTTCCCATTGTGGCGAGGCCTTGCACGGTGGTCCGTGTGACAAATTCAAGCTCGGCTGATGTGTTCTTCGTGCCCTTCTTCTCATCTTTGAGTTACAACCGGCATTCGAAGCCACAGGGGAAAGGTAAAGCTAGCAAAAACAGGATTTTGCAGGATGAGTTGGTGAGGTACTTAATGGGCAGAGAGGAGTGGAATAGAGGTGGTGGGAAGGATCATCTTATTGTAGCTCACCATCCCAACAGCATGTTGCAGGCTCGAAGGAAGCTTGGTTCTGCTATGTTTCTGCTTGCAGATTTTGGGAGGTATCCATCGAAGATAGCCAATCTCAAGAAGGATATCATTGCTCCTTACAGGCATGTAGTTCGTTCAGTCGGCAATGACTCTGCCACCTTCGATGAGCGTCCGATATTAGCATATTTCCAGGGAGCCATCAATAGGAAGGAT GGCGGTAAAATTCGTCAAAAGCTCTATTACCTTCTCAAAGACGAGAAAGATGTGCACTTTTCTTATGGTAGCGTAAGGGAGAATGGAATAAGAAGTTCTGGTCAGGGAATGGCTTCATCGAAATTCTGCCTGAATATCGCTGGAGACACCCCCTCCTCAAATCGTCTCTTCGATGCCATTGTCAGCCATTGTGTTCCCATTGTGATCAGTGATGACATTGAACTCCCGTTCGAAGATATCCTAGACTATTCAGATTTCTGCATCTTTGTACGCACCTCGGATGCTGTTAAGAAGGGTTTTCTTCTGGATCTTCTCAGGGGAATCAAAAGAACAGAATGGACTAAGATGTGGGAAAGGTTGAAGCAAATAGCTCATCACTTTGAGTATCAGTATCCATCAAAGCAGGGGGATTCTGTTCAGATGATCTGGGAAGAAGTTGCTCGCAAAATCCCATATGTTCGTCTGAGccttaacaaggagaagagattacACAGATCACAGTTTGTGAAGCAAAGCAAATAG
- the LOC103997397 gene encoding transcription factor ILI5-like yields the protein MSSRRSRISEEEITELISKLQSLLPETRRRGASRASAAKVLKETCNYIKSLHREVDDLSDRLSELMATMDVDSAQAEIVRSLFRS from the exons ATGTCAAGCAGAAGGTCCAGGATCTCAGAGGAGGAGATCACCGAGCTCATCTCCAAGCTCCAGTCTCTTCTTCCCGAGACCCGCCGCAGAGGCGCAAGCAGA GCTTCAGCAGCAAAGGTACTGAAGGAGACGTGCAACTACATCAAGAGCCTCCACCGGGAGGTGGACGACCTTAGCGACCGCCTCTCAGAGCTGATGGCGACCATGGACGTCGACAGCGCCCAGGCCGAGATCGTGCGGAGCCTCTTCCGTTCCTGA